gcgcttacggtgttggataaccgttggagttggggaacagcggcacttgcctacctctaccggcaggtgatgatttgctctatgtactattttcctatagtagtgtgctagacaaagtactaaccaaatgtcttatgtgcgcagttggacgaagcttgtcgcaggtctgggagcggcggtattggtggatgcatgctcctactttccgtatggagctgggaccgcctatcagttgggcggcccagggtactcaacgagaggccatggcctcatcacccTCACTTTCCTGATCaggagcccacttgggcatacctttgggacaatgtctcggagatgtcgggcgatccaaagatcatgtacatgcagtacactgcggagttggacactcttaccgctgagcaggtaaccgatcactcttttgcaatcctagttttcattgattctactggcatgttctaaattctgagatatttgtatgctgcaggtggaatgggagccatatggtagctactaccgtattggcgcgtcgatgactgacctcaaccacaagtgcacggaggaggcgcggttctggcgtatgcgctgcccactcatatgcatgtggcttgttgaacaccaccagccgcaaagagtgatgagacagtttgggatgtatcaggagtgcccaccagtgtggcaagacacggacaaggcgcttcataggtaaacttctggaatcatgcgatggaagattcttgatagaagaggtacaaactaacttgttgattcttgcaggcttgataggcagcggcagaggaagatcacaaattggccagtccatcatagcggccacatcgcagtgttccaacactgtttgcaagcggcacggaatgctggccctgagcagattgtgcctcacaacttcgccgctttcaacaactacctcgagtggttccatgagaacacgcgtatcgagttagttaagcacgcgtatcctgaggagatcttggacgaccccatccagttcgatgaggttgggcaaagccagcacgacacctttgctcgcagagggagatcgacttctattgcttccgagctgaacttcgtggtattctattctctcactaactagtacatcatttacattgccatgtgctcgcttcaattgtgtatgctatgtttgtcacagcggaAGGAGATCGAAAAAACAGCTGAGGAGTGCGAGGTTATCTGGGAGCAGAGCGGGACAGATGACAAGCCTGTCGGACCGTTGcggtatttcattaaggtatgatcaccaactttgaatgtacgctactatgatgtggtggatttgtaaccatgaacggcatgacgcagaacactgcacgaaagatgcggcggttagccagcttgctaggttgccgggaagtcgaaatcgctacatcttcctcttcagaagagcgggaggtatggactattttgttgctgtcaaacatgttcttactaatttcaacttttgtaatctcatgtgttcgtgtttgtgaagattcctgaggacgagctaattctgagtcaaggcatacttccaaagcgtacctccaagcaagccccacggtcagcttaccagttcaagccaaggggcaaggctccaaaccggtacactccggaagattatgtcaaccgaggaaagaaggttgtcactgagGAGGATGACGGGCCGCGGCGGAGATCAgctttgtcgaggatgaggaacgacgagccgttctcttcagatgaggaggaggaggaggaggaggagcaggaggagcaggaggagcaggagcagcagcaggagcagcagcaacaacagccacggcagcggacgaagaggatggccgtccggaagcagcccgcgaggacggcatgtcgaggacgctactaggatgtgctacgtgttgttgtcaactctatattcataagtatcgatttgtgaaccctatgtcatttcgaaccatggtctgtaatgctacttgttgtttgaatctacgtgctacaatgtgacctatgaagtgttatatgtgtatgtcatgaatttgctacttgttgtgtccaatgttgtacTCGTAACTGTTGGATTTTGAtaggatttttcatgtttttaacacaagtcaatgtgtggagccctccacactggcgccacactgcactgtgtggcgcccatggcatcggcgccacacattccAACTTATATCAAGTATTGGGtcaaaaacatccaggggctccggacgataagtccttagccgttttcgcgagcctctatgtgtggcgcccgtggcatcggcgccacacaggctagtgtggcgcccgtggcatcggcgccacacatcgagcctcgcaaaacggctaagtcccagaggatttgtctcacattatgttttgggcaattacaagtgcatgtgtggcgctgCCACGttggatgggcgcaccagctcagcgacgagggggccacgtcggctgggacagtggcgccggcatgaggggcgccacatgggcatgtgtggcggccgtgggaggggcgccacacaaaatggttagattggtgaaatagtgtTGCCGGAGGGTtattctgtgcttttctttcacttttgggttatttctgtGTAAATCGCCGTTAAGATGCAGTCGTAAATTCAAAATAGCATGAGATTCAGATATCCCCCTAGGTGTCGCTGTCAAATTCTCTGAGATCAAATGTCACATTGTCATTCCTAGTCTTATGAAACATTTGTTAATTCGAAGTAGTGTGTTCCTTGGAAAAGCACTCTTCGATTCATGTCGCAGATTTCGTGTACCTTGTTCCTTGTACAGCATCTTGTTCAGTTCGTCTTGCACTTCCTTGTCAGACCAAGGATGTCTTCTCGGGCCTGTCCATTCACAGAGGTTATAGCGAGGTGTGTTTGCTATCTGAATTACTACCGCCCCTCCATGCCGTCGATCTGCTGAGACCCCACGACATACGTTTTCCGTGGGAGTTCTGACACTATCAACATCAT
This Lolium perenne isolate Kyuss_39 chromosome 1, Kyuss_2.0, whole genome shotgun sequence DNA region includes the following protein-coding sequences:
- the LOC127347273 gene encoding uncharacterized protein, encoding MAASSSSSGSAARSISRSAPALAPVKKESDSPPSHRTRDGGGIVIREPSMAQGRRRPKRDHDTSGKRKRKPAKVKVEEADTAEDAAILEAVIARSLHDLVPAENAMPLDQACAWSREQWEKEEAERQARLLQDAARFRRGGKLAHWCWLKALTVLDNRWSWGTAALAYLYRQLDEACRRSGSGGIGGCMLLLSVWSWDRLSVGRPRVLNERPWPHHPHFPDQEPTWAYLWDNVSEMSGDPKIMYMQYTAELDTLTAEQVEWEPYGSYYRIGASMTDLNHKCTEEARFWRMRCPLICMWLVEHHQPQRVMRQFGMYQECPPVWQDTDKALHR